The following coding sequences are from one Mytilus trossulus isolate FHL-02 chromosome 8, PNRI_Mtr1.1.1.hap1, whole genome shotgun sequence window:
- the LOC134681928 gene encoding ladderlectin-like produces the protein MYCVIDFTGNWYTAQKMCSSISAHLPVADTAEAFKRIGDVTGRSNDIWLDGTDEHHPNQWKWQSTGLDFRFQHWAIGEPNDGTEHCLEVVARTEWHWNDGHCEQTGRVNKLVCERYELTAHNVIG, from the exons ATGTATTGTGTCATAGATTTTACCGGTAATTGGTACACAGCACAG aaaatgtgCTCCAGTATATCAGCTCACCTGCCAGTGGCAGACACAGCTGAAGCTTTTAAAAGAATTGGGGATGTAACAGGAAGATCCAACGACA TCTGGTTAGACGGTACAGATGAACACCACCCTAATCAATGGAAGTGGCAATCAACTGGGTTAGATTTCAG GTTCCAACATTGGGCTATTGGTGAACCCAACGATGGCACAGAACATTGTTTAGAGGTTGTTGCACGTACAGAATGGCACTGGAATGACGGACATTGCGAACAAACGGGGCGTGTCAATAAACTAGTATGCGAACGATATGAATTGACAGCTCATAATGTTATTGGATGA